Proteins from a single region of Ziziphus jujuba cultivar Dongzao chromosome 1, ASM3175591v1:
- the LOC112491747 gene encoding glutamate receptor 2.6-like: MANLCMFIVLLLGITSYGSSAAFENGTSSVGSKKVVRVGVILDPDSGVGKMAQNYIYMAHSDFYATYPNYQTRLSFSVKTSGRDAVVAASAALDLMKNDGVQAIIGPEWSTEAKFVINLGKKAQIPIISISASSPSFSPSQSPFFIRTCQDDNSQIKPLVSIVQQFRWRQVIVIYEDTEFGNGFIPYLTDSLQKIDTRVLYRSVISPSSTQLNISKELAKIKAMETRVLLVHMTASVGSKVFSIAKQEGMMSEGYVWIITDGLSTLLDPIEKNVTDSMHGVLGLRPYVPNTKQLKEFKTRFNVSEINIYGLWAYDTIWALAKAVESVSHLDLNASAQSRHRNREVFGLRVSESGPQLLEKLLSTRFKGLSGEFHLIRGQLEVEKFEIINLREKKGEEVIGYWTAKKGINIDSGENGKAANSSSIDELKERVIWPGNYHAKVAPPNGWVIPVSGKKLRIGVPLTAAGFKGFLDIKWDNKTLKVTNITGFCYEIFAAALEKLPFDVPHEFFAYVNDSGQSNGTYDDLLYQIKLQKYDAVVADTTIVANRTTFVDFTLPYSESGVWMVVKVKDEKTKDIWIFLKPLRWDLWLTLAIAFFSTGFIVWILEHRTNTDLKGPRHKQIGKVFLFSFLTPVFAHGDRVESNWSRFVLTIWVFVAFIVTQSYTASLASMLTVQSLQPSFVDVNELRMNDCYVGYLENSYVRELLIGQLNFKESRLRHYASPEEYHHALSKGSKNGGVDAVFDEIPYLKLFLAKYCSRYTTVGPTYKSDGWGFAFPVGSPLVPYMSRATLNETEDHTKMQKLELKYFSYRSKCQVSSSTSSADSHSLNALSFAGLFIIMGLTFFLLCLIFLVKYGYIRTCLLAML; this comes from the exons ATGGCCAATCTCTGTATGTTCATCGTCTTACTATTGGGGATCACAAGCTACGGTTCCAGTGCTGCTTTTGAAAATGGAACTAGTAGTGTAGGATCAAAGAAAGTGGTACGCGTTGGTGTAATTCTTGATCCCGACTCTGGAGTCGGGAAAATGGCACAAAATTACATATACATGGCACATTCTGATTTCTATGCTACATATCCAAATTATCAGACGAGACTGTCTTTTTCGGTGAAAACCTCTGGAAGGGATGCTGTTGTTGCAGCATCAGCAG CTCTAGATTTGATGAAGAATGATGGAGTGCAGGCTATAATAGGGCCAGAATGGTCAACAGAAGCAAAGTTCGTGATCAATCTTGGAAAAAAAGCTCAAATTCCTATCATTTCAATTTCAGCTTCTAGCCCTTCTTTCTCTCCAAGCCAGAGTCCATTTTTCATTCGGACATGCCAAGATGATAACTCTCAGATAAAACCTCTTGTGTCCATTGTTCAACAATTCCGTTGGCGCCAAGTTATTGTCATCTATGAAGACACAGAATTCGGCAACGGTTTCATTCCATATTTAACAGACTCCTTACAGAAAATCGATACGCGGGTTCTTTATAGAAGTGTCATTTCTCCATCTTCCACACAATTGAATATTTCCAAAGAGCTTGCGAAGATTAAAGCAATGGAGACAAGGGTATTATTGGTCCACATGACTGCTTCTGTTGGCTCGAAAGTATTTTCAATTGCAAAACAGGAAGGGATGATGAGTGAAGGTTATGTTTGGATAATCACTGATGGGTTATCAACTTTGTTAGATCCAATTGAGAAGAATGTTACTGATTCTATGCATGGTGTTTTGGGTTTAAGACCCTATGTGCCCAATACAAAGCAGCTTAAAGAATTCAAAACCAGATTCAATGTTTCAGAGATAAATATTTATGGTTTATGGGCATATGATAccatttgggcattggctaagGCTGTGGAATCGGTTTCACATCTGGACTTAAATGCCTCGGCTCAAAGTCGTCACAGAAACAGAGAAGTGTTTGGCTTAAGAGTCTCGGAATCAGGTCCTCAGCTTCTAGAAAAGTTGCTGTCTACTAGGTTTAAAGGCCTAAGTGGAGAATTCCATTTGATTAGAGGACAGTTGGAAGTAGAAAAGTTCGAAATAATCAatttgagagagaaaaaaggtGAGGAAGTAATTGGATATTGGACTGCAAAGAAAGGAATAAATATTGATTCAGGGGAAAATGGCAAAGCAGCAAATTCAAGCTCCATTGATGAACTAAAGGAGAGAGTCATTTGGCCTGGAAATTATCATGCAAAAGTAGCACCACCTAATGGTTGGGTTATACCGGTGTCCGGTAAGAAGTTGAGGATTGGTGTCCCTTTAACTGCTGCAGGTTTTAAAGGATTTTTGGACATAAAATGGGATAATAAAACTCTTAAGGTCACCAACATTACAGGTTTCTGCTATGAAATCTTTGCTGCTgcattggaaaaattaccatttgATGTTCCACATGAGTTTTTTGCATATGTAAATGACTCGGGCCAAAGCAACGGGACTTATGATGATCTTCTTTATCAGATTAAGCTTCAG AAGTATGATGCCGTGGTGGCAGATACAACAATTGTTGCAAATAGGACAACTTTTGTTGATTTTACATTGCCATATTCTGAATCAGGGGTTTGGATGGTTGTCAAAGTTAAAGATGAGAAAACCAAAGATATTTGGATATTTCTCAAACCTCTGAGATGGGATCTTTGGTTGACACTTGCAATAGCCTTCTTCTCTACAGGGTTTATAGTGTGGATTCTTGAGCATCGTACAAACACAGACTTGAAAGGTCCACGACACAAACAGATTGGCAAAGTTTTTTTGTTCTCCTTTTTAACCCCTGTGTTTGCTCATG GTGACAGGGTGGAGAGCAACTGGTCAAGATTTGTGTTGACCATCTGGGTTTTTGTGGCATTCATTGTCACGCAAAGTTACACTGCTAGCTTAGCCTCAATGTTGACAGTGCAAAGTTTGCAGCCTTCATTTGTCGATGTTAACGAGCTAAGGATGAATGATTGTTATGTTGGATACCTAGAGAATTCTTACGTGAGAGAGCTTTTAATAGGACAATTGAACTTCAAGGAATCAAGGCTAAGGCACTATGCTTCCCCAGAGGAATATCACCATGCATTGTCTAAAGGAAGCAAAAATGGTGGAGTTGATGCTGTGTTTGATGAAATTCCCTACCTTAAGCTCTTCCTTGCTAAGTATTGCTCTAGATACACAACCGTTGGACCAACCTACAAATCCGATGGCTGGGGCTTt GCCTTTCCAGTAGGGTCGCCACTTGTACCTTACATGTCAAGGGCAACCCTGAATGAGACTGAAGATCATACGAAGATGCAAAAATTGGAACTAAAGTATTTTTCATATCGAAGCAAATGCCAAGTCTCGAGTTCCACATCCTCTGCAGATAGTCATAGTCTTAATGCGTTGAGTTTTGCCGGCCTTTTCATCATAATGggtctcactttttttttactttgcttGATATTTTTGGTTAAATATGGGTACATCAGGACTTGTTTACTAGCGATGCTATAG